Within Mytilus edulis chromosome 10, xbMytEdul2.2, whole genome shotgun sequence, the genomic segment actaatctgcctgatttaaaaaaaaaaacaaggaatgAAATACAAATTTGATAAACTGCAACAAACagcagccactgaattacagtctcctgacttgagacaggcacatacagattgtggcggggttaaacatgtaatgATATTTACATCTGTTCCAGATTTCATGGTCTGAATATCAAAACCTTGTTTAAATGGCTGATGTTGAAGAAATAATTTCGTCAGAACTAGCACAAGTTCAACAGAAGGCACCAAATATTGAAGGAGTAACTTTAGAAGCTGCTGTACGCAATATTGTTAGAGCAACTATCAGGTAGATATCTTTTTAGTTCATTAGTTAGacaataaaagtaaattataaataaaaagaaaatgagtAAACATCCATGAAATGCCAAGTCATATCTATATACAAGTTCACAAGAAAAAGACCTATTTTGGTGACCTTATGGTCCTCAAAGTCGGACAAGTGGGCATACTCAGTGACAAGATTTAAATCAACTAAAGAATTTTGACAGAAATTAACCAAATTTTATGTTCATAAACACAAGGAGACAGAAGAAAAGAGGTTTGTACAGAATGAACATGAAGAAAAGAGGTTGTACAGAATGAACCATTTTTGACAGAAATTTTGACCAAGGACATGGCAATTATCAGTAGCAATTCCCTCCTAATggatttgaaaattataaaaagttttttattACTCAGTATCCAAAATTCTAACAAGAAATCTGCTGCAACCATTTGTAGAGACATTAGGAGCTTTTTATCAACTACTATAAATTCAGACATTTATTATGgctaatagatataagaagatgtggtatgagtgccaacaagacaactctctcatccaaataacaattagtaaaagtaaaccattatatataaaagtacggtcttcaacactgaacctaggctcacacagaacagcaaactataaaggaccccaaaaatgacatacattgtatgtaaaactattcaaatggGGAAACTAACACTCCaatctattaaaataaaaatgagaaacacttatataACCATTTACTGATTGAAATTCAAGGTACAATTGAATCAATTGCAGATATTTTGCAAAATATCACTTCTGACAGTATGAATTTAAGttttttagtatttcaaaaatgataCTGTTGTATTATTCATGATTTGAGTTGCTATTATTGTGAAATTAATACTATCGCAATATTTGCATTTATAAAAACATCGCAATCATTACTGATTTACAGTTATCATTCCTTGCACTCATAGAAATTTCATGTTTCAGATTACAAGGTCTTAGAACAATAACAACATGTATGCAGTTCCCAGCAGAATATCCAAAAGAACCTATAGTTATAGAATTAAAGAGTAAAACATTGCCTGAAAAAGTCTgtgataaaataacaaaaatttgtGAAGAGGAAGCGAAAAAATGGCTTGGTCAAAAACAGGTATATCAAATTAGAACATGATACTGTGGAATCAGacattcatttttcaattttttgtagaTTGAGGAAACCTTATATTTTAGTGGATATTAGATTAAATGGTTTTGCTAAAGACTGAATACGAGACTACACACAAAATGTGCACTTTGTTGAATTTTGATGTTTAACTATTGTGGATTTATtgatattcgttggataccaattttcgttgattttgttggtacaggggaaccacaaatattaatgttcaacgaattaccaattttctaaaggaatgtgcccagactttgccaaaaccatgaaatcaaatatccaagaatatgcaagttttcctcaaaccacaaaaattggtagcaacgaaaaataaatgaatccacagtatgcccacgaaatccacaaaaattgttaTCCTAggaattataatgaatccactgttatatttaaaatctaaaatataatttgtaatatATGACAATACATGTAGCAGTTTTAGTTTTATCAAATGCATTATTCAATTTGTTAGCTGCATCAGATAGAAATCAACTTATGTGATTGCAGATCATTGTACAGTTGCATGCACATATATAagaatttgacttattttcaaatatcaaaaatacagAGTTAAAGGTGAATTTTGGCCCCACCCATCAAAGGTTGTACACAGTTGATTATGGTTTGACACAACCTGTAAATTGCTGTCACGaaggaaaatgttaaaaaaggggggaaagataccaaagggtcatgcaaactcataagtcaaaaatgaactgacaacgtcatggcgataaaggaaaaagaccaacagataaacaatagtacacaaatcacaacatagaaaatgaaagactGAGTGACATGAACCATACAAAAAACTGGGGATCATGGGATGAATCTGTTGCTCTAAatggtaagaagatcctgctccacaggtTGCACCAGTTATGTTGCTTATGTCAGTAATAAGTCTGTTTCATTGGTCACATCGAGTTAAATAAACTTTGAAGACATCAAAGGGTCCCCCATTGTGACAGTGTCCTGTATGATTATCGTAGAGGGAAAAAAGtggaatttgatatttttttaaaacagccAAACTACCGATAGAGTATAGATTATTGCTGGAATAAAGGttttattcttgttttatattttaggtGATGTTAATGATCAACTTTGTGAAGGAATTTTTAATAGAAAATCCATTATGTGTTTGTAGTGAAGAAATATTATCTGTGAAAAAGAAATTACTAACATCAGATGACACTGTCGTATTAAAACAAGCAACATCAAAAGTTGTCTATAGGATATCTCAAGAACAATATTTCATGCAATTTGTTTTAGTAGTGCCTGAAGAATATCCTATTAAACAAGTCAAGTAAGTTTTTATGCAATTTGTTGTGACAGTCAGAAATTAAAGTATGTgagtttttatcaaattttgaacATTGTACTACAAAATACCCCCTAAATAGTTTGCAGAATCATTTTGTTGTATTCTTTTAGCATCAAAACTATGATTTCTTATACTATAAAAAAAGATGATACGGTATGGTTGCCAACGATACacctctccacaagaaaccagaTGATACAGTAAGTAATATCTATTGGTCATTGTATGGCCTTAAACAATCTGGAAACCACATatcacatagtcagctttaaagggCCCTAAATGTCAAGTGTAAAACAACTAGATAATTAAAGGCATAATTTAAAACTGGCAGCCTAACTAACATTCTAGATTGTTTTCAAACTGTATTAGGATAAGTCTTTGTCtacaaatgaaagttttaaacTGATGGTATAAACCAACTGATTTTGTGGGCATTTATATGTGacgtttgtgaaaataaaaaacttgaataaaaaacattataaatCTATAGACTATTTTCATGTTAACGAATTTTGGCtccaaagtttatattttttcgacTGGTTACCTACACTGTGAACATCCTGGTACCAAGTCAAGTAAGAGCAACGTAAAAGAGTAAAATCAAGCTTTCAAATGGTACAATTTTTTTGGGGAATATTAACTgcttaatattttctttaaacaaCAAAATGTTTATCGTAAAACAGTAGACTTTCCTCTCAAATTACACCAattatatgtttgattttactGATTTTGGTTGCTCTTACTTGACAGAGTACCTGAATGTCCTTCCACAGAATAGGTAACctgttaaaaaattataaaatctggAGTCAAAAGTTGGTAATATGAAAAAAAGTCTATTGAATTTGGATCTTCTCTTACTAGATCTCTTTTACAAATTCAGCTACAAAGTTTATTAACCAGAGAAAAATGGTAGCAATATCAGAAAAACTGGGCTATGGTTAAATGTGAAAATAAGttgattataattttatttttgctttattttaaattactttaatcaaaataactatttatattttagaattgaATTAGAAGATCATAATTTTCcagaaatattaaaagtaaattttatatCACAAGCAACAGAAATAGCCAGAAAATGTGTGCAACCTCCTATAAAGAAAAAACCCAAGTGAGTAGAAGTCAATTAGGATTAATATATATGAATGAACCTGTATTGTCACTAAAAATATAAGCCTATGATTAGGTATTTTTCTCtgatttttgatgaagttgggtATTTTTACTCTATCTAAACTACCTACCTTGACACCAACATAAATTTCACTTTAACacatttttgtaaaactgctGATTCAGAATGTTGGAAGGAAGAAGATTTTATGCCATTGTATAGAATTTTGGATTCTTGATTGtctgaaattaaattattacacTTCTAATTGACAATCTTTTCTGGGGAAGGACATAACTTGATTGTGCTCTATTGTCATCTTAATATAATAGTAAGGAGATGGAGTATGACAACTAATTAGACAACGAACTATAGAACAGTGTTCAACCTTCAAtgatgagcaaaacccatacagtaATAAACAATAAAAGGCACAAaccatgacaaaatgtgaaacaattcaaggagacatgaaaaaatgtgaaacaattcaaaagagacatgaaaaaatgtgaaacaattcaaaagagacatgaaaaaatgtgaaacaattcaaaagagacatgaaaaaatgtgaaacaattcaaaagagacatgaaaaaatgtgaaacaattcaaaagagacatgaaaaaatgtgaaacaattcaaaagagacatgaaaaaatgtaaaccattcaaacgaagAGTGACAGAATATATAACAATTTCATGAAAACAGTTGCAGGAGAAAAAATTCTACAATTTTTGGTATTTCTtgaattttatttagaaaatttattttaatgtcaaCTGCTAATGAATATACATGCATCAGGAAAAGTAACTCTCCTACATTTGTGCAAATATCCAGTCAGAATTTAGATGGAATATAACAAAGGTAATACAAAGTCATGCACAAAATAATTGTCTTCTCAGGGATCCTCCATTTGAACCACAGCCATCAGTTTTACCAGTTGTTAAATTCTTAGTAGAATCAGTAAAGAAATTTCCTGTGATGTGCTGCCCTCTATGTAAAGAAAGAGTTTTACCACAAAATCCATCGGTAAGTTTTCAGTACTGCAATATTCTAATTAATTTTAAATGCACCATGGGATTTGAAAAAGCGCTGTTTCCATAGAATTAAATCCCCAAAACCAATTCAAATATCATCATGGAAAAATATATCACCACAGTAACATAATAATAAAGGCCCCTGGGGGTAATGATGAATCAAAGTGTAATAGCTAGGAAGTTTGATTCAATTTCTCAATATGTGACATTATCTACTGGAAATTGCACAATTAATTATCTATCCAAGGGTGGAGATGGGTGTCTGCAATTTAactttaggccaaataaaaaagtatgtgtggttccagttgcatctgaaaaaaagttagggtaggtaggtagggattttttttttttttattttatgtttttttttacattgagtctatgggagcaacattctgactttaaaagtgcttaatgaaaaatgacaataaaatctttagggtaggctatttttaagccgaaaaagtagggcggtagggttactggaaccacacacatatttttatttggccttaccCCCGTCTGTCCATCACATAAAAAGAGATATAATGTTCACCATTCAAGCTTAAACTTAAGTATTATGTAAGGTGTTGGTATATATATACTAATCAGTGCATGATATAAGGATTTGGATTCTCGACAAACTTTCTGTAAGTGTCAAGATGATGAGCTGTGTGTGGGTCACATATTTTGTCTGGCTGACTGTTACAGCCTTCAAGctaaaacttttatattttagaGATTGTTTGTTCATATACTATCATATAATTATATCTTTCTGACACAATTCTAAATGTGTTTTAAACATCAGACTGAATATAAAATTTATCAGTATTTAAAACCCCATGCTGGGGTAGGCATCATCTATATCAAGTTTGTATTGAAGATATAGAGCTCCTTTGTTTTTTAGGAACCAGTGACAGATAAAAGAAGAAGAATGGAGAAGTTATATTGTGGTCATTTATTCCACTTTATTTGCTTgtacaaatatattaaaacacCACCTTTCAGTAAGTAGGGAAGATAACTCTGTTAATAATACATACAATGAAAATAACTTACAGCTATGAAACTCTGCTAGCCATAATATATGTATCTATGAACTTATTATgatgttactttaaataaagctaatactaacaatgaccactgcccttttctcgatcttgatatctatatcactaatggaaagctgaatactaaaatttatgataaaagggatgatttttcatttcctatcgttaattatccgtttttagatggtgacgttcccttgtcaccatcttacggtgtttatatatctcaacttgtacgattcgctcgtgtatgtaacaatgttttagattttaacgagagaaatttatgtattactgaaaaattattacaccagggttttcgatatcacaaactagtcaaaacatttactaaattttatcatcggtataaagacatcattcgtaaatatagctcaacatgcagacttctaatacgttcaggtatttcacatccaattttttatggtaacattctttataaagcacaaaggcgtcagtattcacctcagaaacttacaaaacctttgaatagacttattaagaagggatataattacgatactgttgtcaagtcattaaagattgcatattttggcgttaatattgagtcactgataaggtctttgcatcggaactaaacacatttattctaaaaacagttgttggcatgacacgggttatgttcttctcatatatgttatgatggtatgatactaaacccctaacgggaaggattgtgcctgatgttcatatgatgaaatcataatctttcagtcagtttagttgaagtctggagctggcatgtcagttaactgctagtagtctgttgttatttatgtattattgtcattttgtttattttctttggttacatcttctgacatcagactcggatttctcttgaactgaattttaatgtgcgtattgttatgcgtttactttactacattgttgtctctttgacacattccccatttccattttcaattttatcatttgttttgagTTTATATGTAATTTAACTCCACTAGCAATTGATAGAAGATGTATGATAATGTCTTTTGTGTTCAGTTTACATGGGACGTAACTCCACCAGCCATTGATAGGCGTTATAGTATAATATCATTTGGTTTTAGTTTATATGGGAGGTAACTCATgtagtttgtatttttttaaactctTTCACAGAAAAAACTATGTAATTCTTTGTTTTAAAGTCTGGCTGCTTTTATTTCTAAGTATTTCTTTTGTTACTACAGAAAATTCAAATTTAGATACAATGGAAGATAACCCTATCCTTACTACAAGACACCCCAGAAAACATGTCATGTTCATGTGATTTTGAGAGTCATGTTTATTAACAATTTATTTAGAATAACAAATGTTGAAAGAAGTAAATGAAGCATTTTGTCAAGGTCAATGGCTTTATTCTATTTGTCATGGACTTAATTCATCTAGTTTTGAAC encodes:
- the LOC139491518 gene encoding uncharacterized protein, yielding MADVEEIISSELAQVQQKAPNIEGVTLEAAVRNIVRATIRLQGLRTITTCMQFPAEYPKEPIVIELKSKTLPEKVCDKITKICEEEAKKWLGQKQVMLMINFVKEFLIENPLCVCSEEILSVKKKLLTSDDTVVLKQATSKVVYRISQEQYFMQFVLVVPEEYPIKQVKIELEDHNFPEILKVNFISQATEIARKCVQPPIKKKPKDPPFEPQPSVLPVVKFLVESVKKFPVMCCPLCKERVLPQNPSEPVTDKRRRMEKLYCGHLFHFICLYKYIKTPPFTGKICPDCGNAIYHDKFKLSPQLMEARWAHKQARQRELDEVVDFLD